A DNA window from Haliovirga abyssi contains the following coding sequences:
- a CDS encoding glycosyltransferase family 39 protein: MAKNKNLLIFLLFSVLGFILYMNTLKVGFVFDSVSLKYDPQIRDIFSALKDVFLQYSSNRRLAYFTFAINYLIGRENPIGYHIFNIIIHILTAFTVYKFLEIFTKKEKASFFAALIFLVNPIQTQALNLIVQRMVLLSGLFYFLTLYLYLKNRETDKKRYYILAIISFLAGIRCKEIVITLPLVLTFIDYKNIKKIIPFYFIAFLPILFKIMVALNGNNQIGKVFNMKQANADLTRGKYFISEFKVIVYYIALILLPLKLRIDYDFKVDNSFFNIDVLFPFFILLVLIFLIIYLYKKKFLYSFSIFLFFMGIFVTSTIIPIEDLSFEHRVYISSVGVILFITLFIDEIIKSKIIKNSIFIIILLIYSGLTINRNFEWKNESKLWKTNIKYTPNKVRPRYNLVEVYLKEKKYNLALEEIDEILKIDNYYEAYKDRAKIYLETGDYNKALKSINIAISRYNKDIENYEIKIKIFEKLRKLDKIEETALKSLEIEKSAKMYNYLAEANYIRKNYNKAIKFANLGLEVKNNYRGNYLLGNISMKFSKYDKAINYFEQCVKIGRMDSKLYKRLKWLYQITGKKDKLKLGTLKK; this comes from the coding sequence ATGGCTAAAAATAAAAATTTACTGATATTTTTGCTTTTTTCAGTTTTAGGATTTATATTATATATGAATACATTAAAAGTAGGATTTGTATTTGACTCTGTTTCATTAAAATATGACCCTCAAATAAGAGATATTTTTTCTGCATTAAAAGATGTATTTTTGCAATATAGTAGCAATAGAAGGCTTGCATATTTTACATTTGCAATAAATTATTTAATAGGTAGAGAGAATCCAATAGGCTATCATATATTTAATATAATAATACATATTTTAACTGCATTTACTGTTTATAAATTTTTAGAAATATTTACTAAAAAAGAGAAAGCATCTTTTTTTGCAGCATTAATTTTTTTAGTTAATCCAATTCAAACACAAGCGTTAAATTTAATAGTTCAGAGAATGGTTTTGTTATCTGGACTATTTTATTTTTTGACATTATACCTATATTTGAAAAATAGAGAAACAGATAAAAAAAGATATTATATCTTGGCTATAATATCTTTTTTAGCAGGAATAAGGTGTAAAGAAATTGTAATAACTTTACCATTAGTATTAACATTTATTGACTATAAAAATATAAAAAAAATAATTCCTTTTTATTTTATAGCTTTTCTTCCAATTTTATTTAAGATAATGGTTGCTTTAAATGGAAATAATCAAATTGGAAAAGTTTTTAATATGAAACAAGCTAATGCTGATTTAACAAGAGGGAAATATTTTATTTCTGAATTTAAAGTTATAGTATATTATATTGCACTTATATTGTTGCCGTTAAAATTAAGAATAGATTACGATTTTAAAGTGGATAATTCATTTTTTAACATAGATGTTCTGTTTCCATTTTTTATTTTATTAGTACTTATATTTTTAATTATTTATCTATATAAAAAAAAGTTTTTATATAGTTTTTCGATATTTTTATTTTTTATGGGAATATTTGTAACTTCAACAATTATACCAATAGAGGATTTGAGCTTTGAGCACAGAGTATATATATCATCTGTTGGAGTGATACTGTTTATAACTTTATTTATAGATGAAATTATAAAAAGTAAAATCATAAAAAATAGTATATTCATAATAATTTTATTGATATATAGCGGATTAACTATTAATAGAAATTTTGAATGGAAAAATGAATCAAAATTATGGAAAACAAATATAAAATATACACCAAATAAAGTAAGACCAAGATATAATTTAGTTGAAGTTTATTTGAAAGAGAAAAAATATAATTTAGCATTAGAAGAAATAGATGAAATATTAAAAATAGATAATTATTATGAAGCGTATAAAGATAGAGCTAAAATTTATTTGGAGACAGGAGATTATAATAAAGCTTTAAAATCAATAAATATTGCAATTTCAAGATATAATAAAGATATAGAAAATTATGAGATAAAAATAAAAATATTTGAAAAATTGAGAAAATTAGATAAAATAGAAGAAACAGCGTTAAAAAGTTTGGAAATAGAAAAAAGTGCTAAAATGTATAATTATTTAGCAGAAGCAAATTATATAAGAAAAAATTATAATAAAGCAATAAAATTTGCTAATTTAGGATTAGAGGTAAAAAATAATTATAGAGGAAATTATCTTTTAGGGAATATTAGTATGAAATTTTCAAAATATGATAAAGCAATAAATTATTTTGAACAATGTGTTAAAATTGGTAGAATGGATTCTAAATTATATAAGAGATTAAAATGGTTATATCAAATTACAGGGAAGAAGGATAAATTAAAATTAGGTACATTAAAAAAATGA